One segment of Hippopotamus amphibius kiboko isolate mHipAmp2 chromosome 2, mHipAmp2.hap2, whole genome shotgun sequence DNA contains the following:
- the BARHL1 gene encoding barH-like 1 homeobox protein, with protein MEGSNGFGIDSILSHRAGSPALPKGDPLLGDCRSPLELSPRSESSSDCSSPASPGRDCLETGTPRPGGASGPGLDSHLQPGQLSAPAQSRTVTSSFLIRDILADCKPLAACAPYSSSGQPAAPEPGGRLAAKAGEDFRDKLDKSGSNASSDSEYKVKEEGDREISSSRDSPPVRLKKPRKARTAFTDHQLAQLERSFERQKYLSVQDRMELAASLNLTDTQVKTWYQNRRTKWKRQTAVGLELLAEAGNYSALQRMFPSPYFYPQSLVSNLDPGAALYLYRGPSAPPPALQRPLVPRILIHGLQGASEPPPPLPPLAGVLPRAAQPR; from the exons ATGGAAGGCTCCAATGGCTTTGGGATCGACTCCATTCTCTCCCACCGAGCAGGCAGCCCCGCCCTTCCCAAGGGGGACCCCTTGCTCGGGGACTGCCGCTCGCCCCTGGAGCTGAGTCCACGCTCAGAGAGCAGCAGTGACTGCTCTTCACCAGCCTCGCCAGGAAGGGACTGTCTGGAGACGGGCACCCCGCGGCCTGGCGGGGCTTCGGGCCCAGGTTTGGACTCCCACCTGCAACCTGGGCAGCTCTCGGCCCCAGCCCAGTCTCGCACCGTGACCTCCTCCTTTCTGATCAGGGACATCCTTGCCGACTGCAAACCACTCGCGGCCTGTGCACCCTACTCTAGCAGCGGGCAGCCAGCCGCTCCTGAGCCTGGGGGCCGTCTTGCGGCCAAGGCCGGGGAGGACTTTAGAGACAAGCTGGACAAAAGTGGCAGCAACGCCTCATCGGACTCTGAGTATAAAG TGAAGGAGGAGGGCGACCGGGAGATCTCCAGCTCCAGGGACAGTCCCCCCGTGCGCCTGAAAAAGCCACGCAAGGCGCGCACGGCCTTCACCGACCATCAGCTGGCGCAGCTGGAGCGCAGCTTTGAGAGGCAGAAGTACCTGAGCGTGCAGGACCGCATGGAGCTCGCCGCCTCGCTCAACCTCACCGACACGCAGGTCAAGACCTGGTACCAGAACCGCAG GACTAAATGGAAGCGACAGACGGCCGTCGGGCTGGAGCTGCTGGCGGAGGCAGGCAATTACTCGGCGCTCCAGCGGATGTTCCCGTCGCCTTATTTCTACCCGCAGAGCCTAGTTTCCAACCTGGATCCCGGCGCCGCGCTGTACCTGTACCGCGGGCCCagcgcgccgccgcccgccctgCAGAGACCTCTGGTGCCCCGCATCCTCATCCACGGACTGCAGGGCGCCAGCGAGCCGCCCCCGCCGCTGCCCCCGCTGGCCGGCGTCCTCCCGCGGGCCGCGCAGCCCCGGTGA